From Candidatus Zixiibacteriota bacterium, a single genomic window includes:
- the tmk gene encoding dTMP kinase: MLISFEGIDGSGKSTQARLLYDHLRKQRRKVLFLREPGGTAVSEAVRAILLDTRHKQLSVRAELLLFLAARAQLVDQVIVPALRAGTIVITDRFSDSTFAYQIFGRGLPDQIVRRMNAFAADQIRPDLTFLVDLEVGAARGRLKQTKDRMESSAVKFHRAVRRGFLAIARAEPRRVRVLDGRLSPEAVFESVRVDTTALLKRRGFAPSKLGTK; the protein is encoded by the coding sequence ATTCTGATCAGTTTTGAGGGAATCGACGGTTCCGGCAAGTCCACCCAGGCGCGGCTGCTCTATGATCACTTGCGCAAGCAACGGCGGAAGGTGCTCTTCCTGCGCGAGCCGGGCGGCACGGCGGTGTCGGAAGCCGTGCGCGCGATCCTGCTCGATACACGCCACAAGCAATTGAGTGTGCGGGCGGAACTGCTGTTGTTCCTGGCGGCACGAGCTCAACTCGTTGATCAAGTGATTGTCCCGGCGCTGAGGGCGGGAACGATTGTGATTACCGATCGTTTCTCCGACTCAACTTTCGCGTATCAAATTTTCGGGCGCGGTCTGCCGGATCAGATCGTGCGGCGCATGAACGCTTTTGCCGCCGACCAAATTCGTCCCGACCTGACGTTCCTGGTTGATCTGGAAGTAGGCGCTGCGCGCGGTCGCCTCAAGCAGACCAAGGACCGCATGGAGTCTTCGGCGGTCAAGTTTCACCGGGCGGTCCGCCGGGGATTTCTCGCGATCGCCAGAGCAGAACCGCGCCGGGTCAGAGTGCTTGACGGTCGACTCAGCCCGGAGGCGGTCTTTGAATCGGTTCGGGTCGACACGACAGCTCTGCTCAAGAGGAGAGGATTTGCACCGAGCAAACTCGGCACGAAGTGA